One genomic region from Sulfurimonas sp. encodes:
- a CDS encoding response regulator, whose protein sequence is MKILIIENEVYLAQSIATKLGELGHICDMCTSTRDAIKNKDYDVVLLSTNINGQDFNPVIETFKKAIIILMVSYISNDTVSKPLSAGAKDYILKPFMIEELIRKINHYQDYEKLKKRDEAYKKYLTHSFSSVTHKHDHNTIDLPIFISSSFQKYSDAFAFEHAYEKDLPIHFITLTDQKALNELESLNQDAIIYITDYQTLKKGERKNFCSLISNKKVIVSSTDKIENVEYRVLEIKSENNIFDQGDILPIEDYVKYIVLNYQYKFPDIELSKRLGISRKSLWEKRKKYDIVKKK, encoded by the coding sequence TTGAAAATACTAATTATAGAAAATGAAGTTTATTTAGCACAAAGTATAGCTACTAAACTAGGTGAGTTAGGGCATATTTGTGATATGTGTACTTCAACAAGAGATGCAATTAAAAATAAGGACTATGATGTTGTTTTACTTTCTACAAACATCAATGGGCAAGATTTCAACCCAGTAATAGAAACATTTAAAAAAGCCATAATAATTTTAATGGTTTCATATATTTCAAACGATACAGTTTCAAAACCACTTAGTGCTGGAGCAAAAGACTATATTTTAAAGCCTTTTATGATTGAAGAACTCATCAGAAAGATAAACCATTACCAAGATTATGAAAAACTAAAAAAGAGAGATGAAGCTTACAAAAAATACTTAACACACTCTTTTTCATCAGTAACGCATAAACATGACCATAACACGATAGACCTTCCTATATTTATATCATCATCATTTCAAAAATACTCAGATGCTTTTGCGTTTGAGCATGCATATGAAAAAGATTTACCTATTCACTTCATAACTTTGACTGACCAAAAAGCTTTAAATGAGTTAGAATCGTTAAACCAAGATGCTATTATCTACATAACTGACTATCAAACTCTTAAAAAAGGGGAAAGAAAGAACTTCTGTTCCCTTATTTCTAACAAAAAAGTTATTGTTTCAAGTACAGATAAGATAGAGAATGTAGAATATAGAGTTTTGGAAATTAAAAGTGAAAATAATATTTTTGACCAAGGTGATATACTTCCGATTGAAGATTATGTTAAATATATCGTTTTAAATTACCAATATAAATTTCCTGATATTGAACTATCTAAAAGATTAGGAATAAGTAGAAAAAGTTTATGGGAAAAACGAAAAAAATATGATATCGTCAAGAAAAAATAA
- a CDS encoding endonuclease/exonuclease/phosphatase family protein has protein sequence MLKPQSYPQKLKHQNNFLKESFSILVWNIHKENQNILFKNKLKELLLAKPSDFLLFQEVQYPKREPYELQDYSYAIASNMETKKNIYGVLTAAKVAFKNIACKLTKNKEAGITTHKSFIVSQHLLTNGKLLCLVNIHAINFVPIKSFKQEVQEIKSMLIKHKGPMIVVGDFNSWNDKRIEELKKFQNELGLTKVEVKMSHNIKHVFLKPLDHIFYRELDLINAEAIDTENVSDHNPIYANFQT, from the coding sequence ATGTTAAAACCACAATCTTATCCACAAAAACTAAAACATCAAAATAATTTTCTAAAAGAATCATTTTCTATTCTTGTTTGGAATATACATAAAGAAAATCAAAATATTTTATTTAAAAATAAACTTAAAGAACTTTTACTAGCAAAGCCTAGCGATTTTCTCTTATTTCAAGAAGTACAATATCCAAAACGAGAACCTTATGAATTACAAGACTATTCATATGCAATTGCCAGTAATATGGAAACAAAAAAAAATATTTATGGTGTTCTTACTGCGGCTAAAGTTGCTTTTAAAAATATTGCTTGTAAATTGACTAAAAACAAAGAAGCTGGAATTACCACTCATAAAAGTTTTATTGTTTCGCAGCACTTATTAACGAATGGTAAGCTACTTTGTTTGGTTAATATACATGCTATTAATTTTGTTCCTATAAAAAGTTTTAAACAAGAAGTTCAAGAAATCAAATCTATGCTTATAAAACATAAGGGTCCAATGATTGTTGTTGGTGATTTTAATAGTTGGAATGATAAAAGGATAGAAGAGTTGAAAAAATTTCAAAATGAACTTGGATTAACCAAGGTAGAGGTTAAAATGTCACATAATATAAAACATGTCTTTTTGAAACCACTTGATCATATTTTTTATAGAGAGCTTGACCTAATTAACGCAGAGGCTATAGACACGGAAAATGTGTCCGATCATAACCCAATTTATGCAAATTTTCAGACATAA
- a CDS encoding 4Fe-4S binding protein: MSLIKLEASRCVRSLARESQCNKCELACPTDAIVVGNNPLPAINFFACVGCGACDAICPSEALVLENFKPSEFFFSFLEDEQNLISCKKNVPCIASLSVESLISLAVLKKEMIFDMGHCDECSIAHKCKTQIIKSHEEALYLLEAMQSDAVIKLQNVCYEEDKEENSDRRGFFNSININNFAKTKHAFELEVKKASDELVEHTLQKEDIALLKKKRLTDRRKLFFTAIKRVEKPSQFHIIDANEVSFTSQKLMNEDSCIACQMCYRVCPSGALTSDIKNSKIDFDPFLCIKCHICHDVCEVDAITLSSSYNVKEFFAPEVQNLISFKVKRCDECNIIFSTNSNDKMCYRCKVEDEEARELWGITDE; encoded by the coding sequence ATGTCTTTGATAAAACTAGAAGCAAGTCGTTGTGTCCGCTCACTTGCAAGAGAGAGTCAGTGTAATAAATGTGAGCTTGCTTGTCCAACAGATGCTATTGTGGTTGGAAATAATCCACTTCCAGCTATAAATTTTTTTGCGTGTGTTGGATGTGGAGCTTGTGACGCAATATGTCCAAGTGAAGCTTTGGTATTGGAAAATTTCAAACCAAGCGAATTTTTCTTCTCCTTTTTAGAAGATGAACAAAATCTAATCTCTTGTAAAAAAAATGTTCCTTGTATTGCAAGTCTTAGTGTTGAGAGTCTAATCTCTTTAGCAGTTTTGAAAAAAGAAATGATTTTTGATATGGGACATTGCGATGAGTGTTCTATCGCTCATAAATGTAAAACTCAAATCATCAAAAGCCATGAAGAAGCTTTGTACCTTTTAGAAGCCATGCAAAGTGATGCAGTTATAAAACTTCAAAATGTTTGTTATGAAGAAGATAAAGAAGAAAATAGTGACAGAAGAGGTTTTTTTAACTCAATAAATATAAATAACTTTGCTAAAACAAAACATGCTTTTGAGTTAGAAGTTAAAAAAGCTAGTGATGAGTTGGTTGAGCATACTTTACAAAAAGAAGATATTGCACTTTTAAAGAAAAAAAGATTAACCGATAGAAGAAAACTTTTTTTTACTGCAATAAAAAGAGTAGAGAAACCATCACAGTTTCATATCATAGATGCTAATGAAGTGAGTTTTACTTCACAAAAACTTATGAATGAAGATAGTTGTATAGCTTGTCAAATGTGTTATAGAGTTTGTCCTAGTGGTGCATTGACTTCAGATATAAAAAATTCTAAGATTGATTTTGACCCATTTCTTTGCATAAAATGTCATATTTGTCATGATGTATGTGAAGTAGATGCTATAACTCTTTCTTCTTCATATAATGTGAAAGAATTTTTTGCTCCAGAGGTACAAAATCTTATATCTTTTAAAGTAAAACGATGTGATGAGTGTAATATTATTTTTAGTACAAATTCAAATGATAAAATGTGTTATAGATGCAAGGTAGAAGATGAAGAAGCAAGAGAATTATGGGGCATAACAGATGAATGA
- a CDS encoding sulfate adenylyltransferase, with translation MISSRKNKTLLIDSEAASALELLKNGLLAPATSLMNAQRSKKVLKSGLINGKTFPFPFILAPSGKMNAQVLKSLKTGDELEILFNQEPFATLIVEEVFKIDKSERIKQIYGTDDTSHPGVMTTLNRLGSLAVSGEYILLNKPLNTNQEIINNAKHRIDAKHTTAIVMAANPLHRAHERLIRQALENTDLLVIFLLRSYTESNLSYDIRKESLDYFISNFLTKNHVVIVPLENSYIFAGYNEIIIDAIVAKNYGCDRLTIGINHAGLGMFYDCNSNKSIIDRVIGIEIEITIASEYVYCDKCTTLVSKNICPHGQHHQISYHSDSILELLELGILPPTMLMRKEISARILSHIFPNRFKNLEKLYYDILPVEGLLKEHTEADFYLELMKLYQTTSLT, from the coding sequence ATGATATCGTCAAGAAAAAATAAAACTCTTCTTATAGACAGTGAAGCAGCTTCTGCTCTGGAACTTTTAAAGAATGGCTTACTTGCCCCTGCAACATCCTTGATGAATGCACAGAGAAGTAAAAAGGTTCTTAAAAGTGGTCTAATTAATGGAAAAACTTTTCCATTTCCTTTCATACTTGCTCCTTCAGGTAAGATGAATGCCCAAGTCTTAAAATCTTTAAAAACTGGAGATGAGCTTGAAATACTTTTTAACCAAGAACCATTTGCAACTTTAATAGTTGAAGAGGTTTTTAAGATAGATAAAAGTGAAAGAATCAAACAGATATATGGTACAGATGATACAAGTCATCCAGGTGTTATGACTACTTTAAACAGACTCGGTTCTTTAGCTGTAAGTGGTGAGTATATACTTTTAAATAAACCTTTAAATACTAATCAAGAAATTATAAATAATGCTAAACATCGCATAGATGCCAAACATACAACAGCCATCGTTATGGCAGCAAATCCTTTACATCGTGCACATGAAAGATTAATCAGACAAGCTCTTGAAAACACTGACCTTTTAGTCATATTTTTACTACGCTCATATACTGAATCAAATCTATCTTACGATATACGAAAAGAATCTTTAGATTATTTTATTAGTAACTTTTTAACAAAAAATCATGTCGTTATTGTTCCCTTAGAAAATAGTTATATTTTTGCAGGTTATAATGAAATAATTATAGATGCAATAGTTGCAAAAAACTATGGTTGTGATAGACTTACGATAGGTATAAACCATGCCGGACTTGGTATGTTTTATGATTGTAACTCAAACAAATCTATCATTGACAGAGTAATAGGGATAGAAATAGAGATAACCATAGCAAGCGAATATGTCTATTGTGACAAATGTACAACTCTTGTAAGTAAAAATATTTGTCCCCATGGTCAACATCATCAAATATCTTACCATTCTGATTCAATCTTAGAACTCTTAGAGTTAGGTATTTTACCACCAACTATGCTTATGAGAAAAGAAATTTCAGCACGAATATTATCTCATATTTTTCCAAATAGATTTAAAAATCTTGAAAAGTTATACTATGATATTTTACCTGTTGAAGGGCTTTTAAAAGAGCATACTGAAGCAGATTTCTATCTTGAACTTATGAAACTTTACCAAACAACATCTCTTACTTAG
- a CDS encoding phosphatidylglycerophosphatase A, with protein MNWFFITLGYSGLFPKVPGTVGTLVSLPLGMLILIYFDSQTLFLATALLSIIAIKSINKYEEISGIHDDKRIVIDELAGMWFALSVAPAISVSLGEVSSFENGFLIQSILSFALFRYFDIAKPSIIGRIDRETKGGIGVMGDDIIAGFAAGIVSSLIWQGWLQLQNFI; from the coding sequence ATGAATTGGTTTTTTATAACACTTGGATATAGTGGATTATTTCCAAAAGTTCCTGGGACAGTTGGAACACTTGTCTCATTACCTCTTGGTATGCTAATCCTTATCTATTTTGATTCACAAACACTTTTTTTAGCGACTGCTCTGCTTAGTATTATCGCGATAAAATCTATAAATAAATACGAAGAAATATCTGGCATCCATGATGATAAACGCATTGTCATAGATGAGTTAGCAGGAATGTGGTTTGCCCTTAGCGTTGCGCCTGCTATAAGTGTAAGTTTGGGTGAAGTCAGTTCATTTGAAAATGGTTTTTTAATTCAGTCTATACTTTCTTTTGCACTATTTAGATACTTCGACATAGCAAAACCATCTATCATCGGTAGAATCGATAGAGAAACGAAAGGTGGAATAGGTGTAATGGGTGATGATATCATCGCTGGTTTTGCAGCTGGAATTGTCAGTTCACTTATCTGGCAGGGTTGGCTACAACTTCAAAATTTCATATAA
- a CDS encoding bifunctional 2-C-methyl-D-erythritol 4-phosphate cytidylyltransferase/2-C-methyl-D-erythritol 2,4-cyclodiphosphate synthase has protein sequence MNDLTLVLLAAGSSSRFKCCSKKQWLRIGHKPLWQEVAQKCVETKLFDKIIITSAKEDIEFMKNYDSFTFVQGSSTRQKSLLNALKEVQSDFVIVSDIARACINEEFLKKIISKKGKADCIVPYLKVSDTIVYENETINRDKVKRIQTPQLSRTNILKSALDTDKEFTDESSAIVANGGSREFILGESEANKITFVKDLNLLSCLEKPSNDILSGTGFDVHAFDETTQMYLCGVKIDSDFGFKAHSDGDVAIHALIDALLGAAGMGDIGMMFPDSSDEFKDIDSKILLQRVVKKIYDFGFIIVNIDLTIAAQTPKIGNYKLEMRRTIAKILRCDSSRVNIKATTTEKLGFIGRSEGVGVIANANLKYFDWTKI, from the coding sequence TTGAATGATTTAACGCTTGTATTGTTAGCTGCTGGTAGTTCAAGTCGTTTTAAGTGCTGTTCTAAGAAACAATGGCTTCGTATAGGGCATAAACCTTTATGGCAAGAAGTAGCACAAAAGTGTGTAGAAACTAAACTTTTTGATAAAATCATTATAACTTCTGCAAAAGAAGATATAGAATTTATGAAAAACTATGATTCTTTCACTTTTGTTCAAGGTTCATCAACTAGACAAAAATCTTTACTTAATGCTTTAAAAGAAGTACAAAGTGATTTTGTCATAGTTAGTGATATTGCAAGAGCTTGCATAAATGAAGAATTTTTAAAAAAAATAATCTCAAAAAAAGGAAAAGCTGACTGCATAGTTCCATACTTAAAAGTTAGTGACACCATAGTTTATGAAAATGAAACTATAAATAGAGATAAAGTAAAAAGAATTCAAACACCACAACTATCGCGTACTAATATCTTGAAATCTGCTCTAGATACAGATAAAGAGTTTACAGATGAGAGTAGTGCGATAGTTGCAAATGGTGGCTCAAGAGAGTTTATTTTAGGTGAAAGCGAAGCAAATAAGATTACTTTTGTAAAAGATTTGAATTTGCTCTCATGTTTAGAGAAACCATCAAATGACATCTTAAGTGGTACTGGTTTTGATGTTCATGCTTTTGATGAAACGACACAGATGTACCTTTGCGGTGTCAAAATCGACTCTGACTTTGGTTTTAAAGCTCATAGTGATGGAGATGTAGCTATCCATGCTTTAATAGATGCTCTCTTAGGTGCAGCAGGAATGGGTGATATTGGTATGATGTTTCCTGATAGTAGTGATGAGTTTAAAGATATTGACTCAAAGATTCTACTACAAAGAGTGGTTAAAAAGATATATGACTTTGGTTTTATCATAGTAAATATTGACTTAACCATAGCGGCACAAACGCCAAAGATTGGCAATTATAAACTAGAGATGCGAAGAACTATTGCTAAGATACTTAGATGTGATAGTTCTCGTGTAAACATAAAGGCTACAACAACTGAAAAACTCGGCTTTATTGGTCGAAGTGAAGGGGTTGGAGTTATTGCAAATGCAAATTTAAAATACTTTGATTGGACAAAAATTTGA
- the thiC gene encoding phosphomethylpyrimidine synthase ThiC produces the protein MRTSWVKKRENDAVRTQMYYAKQGIITEEMEYVAKIEDLSPELIRSEIARGRMIIPANVNHTSLEPMAIGIASKCKINANIGSSAIASDVMGEVEKMQVSQHYKADTAMDLSTGGDLDEIRKAVIGASKIPIGTVPIYQILHDVGNKIEDLSIEVMLEVLERQAQQGVSYFTIHAGFLLQTMPKIAKRKMGIVSRGGSLMAAWMMHYHKENPFFTAYDEILDICAKYDVALSLGDSLRPGCLADASDDAQLGELKILGDLTLRAWEKNVQVMIEGPGHVPLNQVERNMKLQRELCHEAPFYILGPLVTDIAAGYDHISSAIGAAVGGWHGASMLCYVTPKEHLGLPNADDVREGIIAYKIAAHAADIARGRKGARDIDDAMSDARYGFDWEKQFELALDGERAREYHDETLPQDVFKEAEFCSMCGPKFCSYKISQDIMDNPEAIEKIAREAKEKELA, from the coding sequence ATGAGAACTTCTTGGGTTAAAAAAAGAGAAAATGATGCTGTAAGAACTCAAATGTACTATGCGAAACAAGGCATAATTACTGAAGAGATGGAATATGTTGCAAAAATAGAAGATTTATCTCCAGAGCTTATAAGAAGCGAGATAGCTAGAGGTAGAATGATTATTCCTGCCAATGTAAACCACACTTCATTAGAGCCAATGGCAATAGGAATTGCATCAAAATGTAAAATCAATGCAAATATTGGTTCTTCTGCAATCGCATCTGATGTTATGGGTGAAGTTGAGAAGATGCAAGTATCTCAACACTACAAGGCTGATACTGCTATGGACCTTTCAACTGGTGGAGATTTAGATGAAATTCGTAAAGCGGTAATTGGTGCTTCAAAAATCCCAATCGGTACTGTTCCTATCTATCAAATTCTTCATGATGTAGGAAATAAAATAGAAGACTTAAGTATAGAAGTAATGCTTGAAGTTTTAGAGCGTCAAGCACAACAAGGTGTTTCTTATTTTACTATTCATGCCGGTTTTTTACTCCAAACAATGCCAAAAATTGCTAAAAGAAAAATGGGAATAGTTTCTCGTGGTGGTTCTTTAATGGCTGCATGGATGATGCACTATCATAAAGAAAATCCATTCTTTACCGCTTATGATGAAATCTTAGATATCTGTGCTAAGTATGATGTTGCTCTTTCACTTGGAGATTCTCTTCGACCAGGATGTTTAGCTGATGCTTCAGATGATGCCCAACTAGGAGAGCTTAAAATTCTTGGGGATTTAACTCTTAGAGCTTGGGAAAAAAATGTTCAAGTTATGATAGAAGGACCAGGACATGTCCCTCTTAATCAGGTTGAGCGAAACATGAAACTTCAACGAGAACTATGTCACGAAGCACCTTTTTATATACTAGGACCATTAGTTACTGATATTGCTGCTGGATATGACCATATAAGTTCTGCTATTGGTGCTGCTGTTGGTGGTTGGCATGGAGCGAGTATGTTATGTTATGTGACTCCTAAAGAGCATCTAGGACTTCCTAACGCTGATGATGTTCGTGAAGGTATCATTGCATATAAAATCGCAGCTCATGCAGCAGATATAGCTCGTGGTAGAAAAGGTGCTAGAGATATTGATGATGCTATGAGTGATGCACGATATGGCTTTGACTGGGAAAAACAGTTTGAATTAGCATTAGATGGAGAGAGAGCAAGAGAGTATCATGATGAAACTCTTCCTCAAGATGTTTTTAAAGAAGCAGAATTTTGTTCTATGTGTGGACCTAAATTTTGTTCGTATAAAATCAGTCAAGATATTATGGATAATCCAGAGGCAATAGAAAAAATTGCTAGAGAAGCTAAAGAAAAAGAATTAGCATAA
- a CDS encoding phospholipase D-like domain-containing protein, with the protein MQNSFLNFLVLHGVFIIGELLILFTMLHMLYQRRTPTSMISWLLFIIVVPYFSVLLYFLIGVRKQSTKNGMSSLSLKSSENISNIEVNVMDGILRFNGIPGASQHNSFELITQANVAYTNMMDEIKKTKKSISMSTYVFKNDVLTQEIIKELTIKAKEGVRVRLLIDSLGSYKIYFFQNIFKELRQAGGKVSFFMPLLRLPYRNYINLRNHRKIYLFDEETLLSGGMNLSCEYMGANKTKDQWEDILFKTQGEATYQYSQVFEDDWAYANHSPIRKATIPNKKNYGDASIQVVPSGPDIKGDALYKSLLSAIYSAKQRVWIVTPYFIPDENLMYALKIAKHKGVDVKLITPKKSNQFFADLARTSYMRELDEANINLVLYNGNMLHAKVILFDDAASMIGSVNIDNRSLLLNYEIVSFIYDKDTLSKVDVWMQNLMNNSQKQIAKASKSRRIFENFMRIIAPQL; encoded by the coding sequence ATGCAAAATAGCTTTTTAAACTTCTTGGTACTTCATGGTGTTTTTATTATTGGAGAACTTTTGATTCTTTTTACAATGCTTCATATGCTTTATCAAAGACGCACTCCTACTAGTATGATTTCTTGGCTACTTTTTATTATCGTTGTACCTTATTTTTCAGTTTTATTGTATTTTTTGATTGGTGTACGCAAACAGTCAACTAAAAATGGTATGTCATCTCTTAGTCTTAAAAGTAGTGAAAACATATCAAATATAGAAGTAAATGTAATGGATGGTATTTTACGCTTTAATGGGATTCCAGGAGCAAGCCAACATAATAGTTTTGAGCTTATAACACAAGCCAATGTAGCTTATACTAATATGATGGATGAGATTAAAAAGACTAAAAAAAGTATTAGTATGAGCACTTATGTATTTAAAAATGATGTGTTAACTCAAGAAATCATTAAAGAATTAACTATAAAAGCCAAAGAAGGTGTTAGAGTTCGTCTGCTTATAGATTCACTTGGTTCATATAAAATTTATTTTTTTCAAAATATTTTTAAAGAGTTACGACAAGCAGGTGGAAAAGTCTCTTTTTTTATGCCTTTATTGCGTTTACCTTATAGAAATTATATCAATCTTAGAAATCACAGAAAAATATATCTTTTTGATGAAGAAACTTTATTATCTGGTGGAATGAATCTCTCTTGTGAATATATGGGAGCAAATAAAACTAAAGATCAATGGGAAGATATACTCTTCAAAACACAAGGGGAAGCAACTTATCAATATTCCCAAGTTTTTGAAGATGACTGGGCTTATGCAAATCACTCTCCTATTCGTAAAGCGACTATACCAAATAAAAAAAATTATGGTGATGCCTCAATCCAAGTAGTGCCATCTGGACCAGATATTAAGGGTGATGCCTTATATAAATCACTATTAAGTGCTATATATTCTGCAAAACAAAGGGTATGGATAGTAACACCTTATTTTATTCCTGATGAAAATTTAATGTATGCTTTAAAAATTGCTAAACACAAGGGTGTCGATGTTAAGCTAATAACACCAAAAAAATCAAATCAGTTTTTTGCTGATTTAGCTCGAACCTCTTATATGCGAGAACTTGATGAAGCCAATATAAATCTTGTTCTTTATAATGGTAATATGCTTCATGCAAAAGTTATCCTTTTTGATGATGCTGCGTCAATGATTGGTTCAGTTAATATAGATAATCGTTCATTACTACTTAATTATGAAATAGTAAGTTTTATTTATGATAAGGATACCCTATCTAAAGTAGATGTGTGGATGCAGAACTTGATGAATAATTCTCAAAAACAAATAGCTAAAGCATCTAAATCTCGCCGTATATTTGAAAACTTTATGCGTATAATAGCCCCACAACTTTAA
- a CDS encoding Mrp/NBP35 family ATP-binding protein, whose translation MTNEIVNSALSKVMYPGFTKDIVTFGFVNSIKIDGNDVSFNVAITSSAPEVAQQIIDESTKELKAVGASNVTCNINAPKMPDAAPAPKSKNIAPQVKNFLMVSSGKGGVGKSTTSVNVAIALAAQGKKVGLLDADIYGPNIPRMMGLDGIRPEVNGNKVLPLKAYGLEVMSMGSLMEEGQSLMWRGAMIMKAIEQFLRDILWSELDVLVIDMPPGTGDAQLTLAQSVPVTAGLVVTTPQAVSIDDSRRSLDMFKKLNIPIAGIVENMSGFIAPDTGVEYDIFGKGTSGPMAAEFDTEIIAEIPIEPSIREGGDTGQPITFVSPSSETSKRYAKAAESIWATIEAVNADGGATNESVQPTTPPGVSACSV comes from the coding sequence ATGACTAATGAAATAGTAAATTCAGCACTTTCAAAGGTTATGTATCCAGGTTTTACTAAAGATATTGTAACTTTTGGTTTTGTAAATAGTATAAAAATAGATGGTAATGATGTTAGCTTTAATGTAGCAATCACATCAAGTGCTCCAGAAGTTGCACAACAAATCATTGATGAATCTACAAAAGAACTTAAAGCTGTTGGTGCTTCAAATGTCACCTGTAATATAAATGCTCCAAAAATGCCAGATGCCGCTCCAGCACCAAAAAGTAAAAATATTGCTCCACAAGTTAAAAACTTTTTAATGGTTAGTTCTGGTAAAGGTGGAGTTGGTAAATCAACAACTTCTGTAAATGTTGCCATTGCTCTTGCTGCGCAAGGTAAAAAAGTTGGTCTATTAGATGCAGATATCTATGGTCCAAATATCCCTCGTATGATGGGTCTTGATGGTATTCGTCCTGAAGTAAATGGAAATAAAGTTCTTCCTCTAAAAGCTTATGGTCTTGAAGTTATGTCTATGGGTTCACTTATGGAAGAAGGTCAGTCACTTATGTGGCGTGGTGCTATGATTATGAAGGCAATCGAGCAGTTCTTAAGAGATATTCTTTGGAGTGAGTTAGATGTTTTAGTGATAGATATGCCTCCTGGAACAGGTGACGCTCAGCTTACTTTAGCTCAAAGTGTTCCTGTAACTGCTGGTCTTGTTGTTACAACTCCTCAAGCAGTTTCTATTGATGATTCTCGTCGTTCATTAGATATGTTCAAAAAACTTAATATTCCTATCGCTGGAATCGTTGAAAATATGAGTGGTTTTATTGCTCCAGATACTGGTGTTGAGTATGATATCTTTGGTAAAGGAACTTCAGGTCCAATGGCTGCGGAGTTTGACACAGAAATAATTGCAGAGATTCCAATAGAGCCTTCTATTCGTGAGGGTGGAGATACAGGTCAGCCTATCACTTTTGTTTCTCCGTCTAGTGAGACCTCAAAAAGATATGCTAAAGCTGCTGAGTCTATTTGGGCTACTATTGAAGCGGTAAATGCTGATGGTGGTGCTACAAATGAAAGTGTTCAACCAACCACACCACCAGGTGTAAGTGCTTGTAGCGTATAA